A genomic region of Nymphaea colorata isolate Beijing-Zhang1983 chromosome 2, ASM883128v2, whole genome shotgun sequence contains the following coding sequences:
- the LOC116248729 gene encoding short-chain dehydrogenase/reductase 2b-like, with amino-acid sequence MEAKGSEWWSGETVAVVTGANRGIGLEICRQLADKGLIVIMTARKPQEELSSSAKQFLQEAAEMGRKNVIFHTLDIGQEQSVLDFVDWLKLHVGNIDILVNNAGIQTADVDWGFLKQNNIDVRTFLGTPNCGSGTSESHELAKECINNNYYGTKMLTNAILPLLRPSPYKARIVMVSSVAGMLYYLRDEELRKQLSEVEDLTEQKIDGVLNLFLEDLKSEKGMEKWPLKLPAYSTSKAALNAYTRLSASKLKAIACVNSVHPGFVRTDITESTGYLSAPEGAENVVRVALFPVGGPSGHNFLEGEDSEF; translated from the exons ATG GAAGCAAAGGGATCAGAATGGTGGAGTGGGGAGACGGTGGCAGTGGTGACGGGAGCTAACAGAGGGATAGGTCTGGAGATCTGCAGGCAGCTCGCAGACAAAGGGCTGATCGTCATCATGACTGCTCGTAAGCCACAGGAGGAGCTCTCAAGCTCTGCTAAACAGTTCCTGCAGGAAGCAGCagaaatggggaggaagaaCGTCATCTTCCACACTCTGGATATTGGTCAGGAGCAGAGTGTGCTGGATTTCGTCGACTGGTTGAAGCTCCATGTCGGGAATATCGACATTCTG GTAAACAATGCTGGCATTCAAACCGCTGACGTAGATTGGGGGTTCTTGAAACAGAACAATATTGACGTTAGAACCTTtctg GGGACGCCCAACTGTGGAAGTGGGACCTCAGAGTCACATGAATTGGCAAAGGAGTGCATAAACAACAACTACTATGGAACCAAGATGCTGACCAATGCCATACTCCCACTGCTTCGTCCCTCTCCTTACAAGGCCAGGATTGTCATGGTGTCCTCAGTTGCAGGAATGCTATAT TATCTAAGAGATGAGGAGTTGAGGAAGCAACTGTCAGAGGTAGAGGACTTGACAGAGCAGAAGATCGACGGGGTGTTGAACCTGTTCCTGGAGGACCTGAAGTCTGAGAAGGGCATGGAGAAGTGGCCGCTCAAGTTGCCTGCTTACTCCACTTCCAAGGCTGCCTTGAACGCATACACGAGGTTGTCGGCCAGCAAATTGAAGGCGATAGCTTGTGTGAACAGTGTGCACCCTGGGTTCGTGAGAACTGATATAACGGAGTCCACAGGCTACCTCTCCGCTCCTGAAGGGGCCGAGAACGTAGTGCGTGTTGCCCTCTTCCCTGTTGGTGGTCCTTCGGGACACAATTTCTTAGAAGGCGAGGACTCTGAGTTCTGA
- the LOC116248310 gene encoding farnesoic acid carboxyl-O-methyltransferase-like isoform X2: MVEEAIHQRLDIPSETATIRIADLGCSVGPNTFHSVQTVAEAMKTKLRSSPSLQGKPFQLQVFFNDQVGNDFNTLFQTLPPNWPYFVAAVPGSFYSQLFPQDSIHYFNSSFALHWLSKVPDGCCNKGRLHCHGGDRDIVSAYQAQFRADMAAFLAARAGELVAGGLLVLQFVCRHEWMPADAPRYDMWFAYIESILRELVAEGKVKEDDLDSFQLPIYSPTIEEFKEIVGNISSFSVPVAQIVDLHHGDDDGKTHEICESDRCERARDVGLAARAVFGDMVGNKFGRDTADELFRRFPEAAYEYFVTHPNTPSLPPTAFVVLKKED, translated from the exons ATGGTGGAGGAGGCCATCCACCAAAGGCTTGACATCCCATCTGAAACGGCCACCATTCGCATTGCCGATTTAGGGTGCTCAGTGGGACCGAACACCTTCCACTCCGTGCAGACAGTCGCGGAAGCCATGAAAACCAAGCTCAGAAGCTCACCTTCGCTCCAGGGCAAACCGTTCCAGCTCCAAGTTTTCTTCAACGACCAAGTGGGGAACGACTTCAACACTCTATTTCAGACGCTCCCTCCAAACTGGCCATACTTCGTTGCAGCAGTCCCCGGTTCCTTCTACTCACAGCTGTTTCCTCAGGACTCGATTCACTACTTCAATTCCTCCTTTGCTCTGCACTGGCTGTCCAAGGTGCCCGATGGGTGCTGCAACAAGGGCAGGCTGCACTGCCATGGCGGGGACCGTGATATAGTGAGTGCCTATCAAGCGCAGTTCAGGGCAGACATGGCTGCCTTCTTGGCGGCCAGGGCTGGGGAGCTGGTTGCAGGAGGACTTCTGGTGCTGCAATTCGTTTGCCGCCATGAGTGGATGCCGGCAGATGCGCCGCGCTACGACATGTGGTTCGCTTACATAGAATCCATTCTTCGAGAACTCGTCGCCGAG GGAAAGGTTAAGGAAGATGATCTGGATTCTTTCCAGCTGCCaatttattcaccaaccatTGAAGAGTTCAAGGAGATCGTCGGCAATATCAGCTCTTTCTCCGTCCCCGTGGCACAGATAGTCGATCTACATCATGGAGACGACGACGGCAAAACCCATGAAATCTGTGAGTCGGACCGCTGTGAACGGGCTAGAGACGTAGGCCTTGCAGCCCGAGCAGTGTTTGGAGACATGGTCGGGAACAAATTCGGCCGGGACACTGCCGACGAGTTGTTCCGAAGGTTTCCTGAAGCAGCGTATGAGTACTTTGTGACTCACCCAAACACGCCAAGCTTGCCGCCCACTGCGTTTGTTGTTCTAAAGAAAGAGGACTAA
- the LOC116248504 gene encoding short-chain dehydrogenase/reductase 2b-like: MEAKGSEWWSGETVAVVTGANRGIGLEICRQLADKGLTVIMTARKPQEQLSSSAKQFLQDAAELGRKNVIFHTLDIAQEQSVLDFVDWLKLHVGNIDILVNNAAIQTAEIDWLFLKQNHVDVITFLGTPDCGRVTSESHELAKECIHTNYHGTKTLTNALLPLLRPTPYKARIIMVSSVAGLLYYLRDEELKKQLSEVEDLTEQKIEGVLNLFLEDLKSEKGMEKWPLQLPAYSTSKAAMNAYTRLLASKLKGIACVNSVHPGLVRTDLSEYNGNLSAPEGAENIVRVALFPVGGPSGHNFLEREDSEF; the protein is encoded by the exons ATG GAAGCAAAGGGATCAGAATGGTGGAGTGGGGAGACGGTGGCGGTGGTGACGGGAGCGAACAGAGGGATAGGGCTGGAGATCTGCAGGCAGCTCGCAGACAAAGGGCTGACCGTCATCATGACTGCTCGTAAGCCGCAGGAGCAGCTCTCAAGCTCTGCTAAACAGTTCCTGCAGGATGCAGCAGAATTGGGGAGGAAGAACGTCATCTTCCACACTCTGGATATTGCTCAGGAGCAGAGTGTGCTGGATTTCGTCGACTGGTTGAAACTCCATGTTGGGAATATCGACATTCTG GTAAACAATGCCGCCATTCAAACTGCTGAGATTGATTGGCTGTTCTTGAAACAGAACCATGTTGACGTTATAACCTTTCTG GGGACGCCCGACTGTGGACGTGTGACCTCAGAGTCACATGAATTGGCAAAGGAGTGCATACATACCAACTACCATGGAACCAAGACGCTGACCAATGCCTTACTCCCTCTGCTTCGCCCCACTCCTTACAAGGCCAGGATTATCATGGTGTCTTCAGTTGCAGGACTGCTATAC TATCTAAGGGatgaagagttgaagaagcaactgtcAGAGGTAGAGGACTTGACAGAGCAGAAGATCGAAGGGGTGTTGAACCTGTTCCTGGAGGACCTGAAGTCTGAGAAGGGCATGGAGAAGTGGCCTCTTCAGCTGCCAGCTTACTCCACTTCCAAGGCTGCCATGAACGCATACACGAGGCTGTTGGCCAGCAAATTGAAGGGCATAGCTTGTGTGAACAGTGTGCACCCTGGGCTCGTGAGAACTGATCTATCGGAGTATAATGGCAACCTCTCCGCCCCTGAAGGAGCCGAGAACATAGTGCGTGTTGCCCTCTTCCCTGTTGGTGGTCCTTCTGGACACAATTTCTTGGAACGCGAGGACTCTGAGTTCTGA
- the LOC116248310 gene encoding farnesoic acid carboxyl-O-methyltransferase-like isoform X1 — translation MAIAGALPMVGGNGPNGYMHNSRYQKHRYASTVHMVEEAIHQRLDIPSETATIRIADLGCSVGPNTFHSVQTVAEAMKTKLRSSPSLQGKPFQLQVFFNDQVGNDFNTLFQTLPPNWPYFVAAVPGSFYSQLFPQDSIHYFNSSFALHWLSKVPDGCCNKGRLHCHGGDRDIVSAYQAQFRADMAAFLAARAGELVAGGLLVLQFVCRHEWMPADAPRYDMWFAYIESILRELVAEGKVKEDDLDSFQLPIYSPTIEEFKEIVGNISSFSVPVAQIVDLHHGDDDGKTHEICESDRCERARDVGLAARAVFGDMVGNKFGRDTADELFRRFPEAAYEYFVTHPNTPSLPPTAFVVLKKED, via the exons atggccaTTGCTGGTGCACTACCTATGGTCGGGGGAAATGGCCCCAATGGTTACATGCACAACTCGAGGTATCAA AAGCACAGGTATGCGAGCACAGTTCACATGGTGGAGGAGGCCATCCACCAAAGGCTTGACATCCCATCTGAAACGGCCACCATTCGCATTGCCGATTTAGGGTGCTCAGTGGGACCGAACACCTTCCACTCCGTGCAGACAGTCGCGGAAGCCATGAAAACCAAGCTCAGAAGCTCACCTTCGCTCCAGGGCAAACCGTTCCAGCTCCAAGTTTTCTTCAACGACCAAGTGGGGAACGACTTCAACACTCTATTTCAGACGCTCCCTCCAAACTGGCCATACTTCGTTGCAGCAGTCCCCGGTTCCTTCTACTCACAGCTGTTTCCTCAGGACTCGATTCACTACTTCAATTCCTCCTTTGCTCTGCACTGGCTGTCCAAGGTGCCCGATGGGTGCTGCAACAAGGGCAGGCTGCACTGCCATGGCGGGGACCGTGATATAGTGAGTGCCTATCAAGCGCAGTTCAGGGCAGACATGGCTGCCTTCTTGGCGGCCAGGGCTGGGGAGCTGGTTGCAGGAGGACTTCTGGTGCTGCAATTCGTTTGCCGCCATGAGTGGATGCCGGCAGATGCGCCGCGCTACGACATGTGGTTCGCTTACATAGAATCCATTCTTCGAGAACTCGTCGCCGAG GGAAAGGTTAAGGAAGATGATCTGGATTCTTTCCAGCTGCCaatttattcaccaaccatTGAAGAGTTCAAGGAGATCGTCGGCAATATCAGCTCTTTCTCCGTCCCCGTGGCACAGATAGTCGATCTACATCATGGAGACGACGACGGCAAAACCCATGAAATCTGTGAGTCGGACCGCTGTGAACGGGCTAGAGACGTAGGCCTTGCAGCCCGAGCAGTGTTTGGAGACATGGTCGGGAACAAATTCGGCCGGGACACTGCCGACGAGTTGTTCCGAAGGTTTCCTGAAGCAGCGTATGAGTACTTTGTGACTCACCCAAACACGCCAAGCTTGCCGCCCACTGCGTTTGTTGTTCTAAAGAAAGAGGACTAA